A genomic stretch from Pseudomonas alkylphenolica includes:
- a CDS encoding YMGG-like glycine zipper-containing protein: protein MCRFSPLGLCLAVSLLSVPALAETVVPLKGQSSQQVQLDINDCHNVANSASTAPPVTGGRVRGAAVGAAAGAVGAQVRGNQHDEVYDRVDDDVKQEYRQNRAKETAAAGAVVGGSRQRQERREQRRTSESTNASAYTSCLQGRGYQVSP from the coding sequence ATGTGCAGATTTTCGCCACTCGGCCTTTGCCTGGCCGTGTCATTGCTCAGCGTGCCGGCACTGGCCGAAACCGTGGTACCGCTCAAGGGCCAAAGCTCGCAGCAGGTCCAGCTGGATATCAACGACTGTCACAATGTCGCCAATAGCGCTTCGACCGCGCCGCCTGTAACGGGTGGCCGGGTCAGAGGCGCGGCGGTCGGCGCCGCGGCCGGTGCGGTAGGGGCCCAGGTGCGTGGTAATCAACACGACGAAGTCTATGACCGTGTCGACGACGATGTGAAGCAGGAGTATCGGCAGAATCGCGCCAAGGAAACTGCGGCCGCCGGTGCCGTGGTCGGTGGTTCGCGTCAGCGCCAGGAGCGGCGCGAGCAGCGCCGGACCAGTGAGTCGACCAATGCCTCGGCTTACACCAGTTGCTTGCAAGGCAGGGGCTATCAGGTTTCGCCCTGA
- a CDS encoding cytochrome c3 family protein, which yields MKALFALLKEYWGILCRPSVYFSLGFLTLGGFIAGIIFWGGFNTALEMTNTEKFCVSCHEMRDNVFIELKETIHYTNRSGVRASCPDCHVPHEWTHKIARKMQASKEVWGKIFGTIDTRDKFVALRRELAEHEWARLKANDSRECRNCHNFEFMDFTRQSKRAVAMHSTSLAKGEATCIDCHKGIAHRLPDMHGVKGW from the coding sequence ATGAAAGCACTGTTCGCCCTGCTTAAGGAGTACTGGGGCATCCTCTGTCGGCCGAGCGTGTATTTCAGCCTGGGCTTTTTGACCCTTGGCGGCTTTATTGCCGGGATCATTTTCTGGGGCGGCTTCAACACCGCGCTGGAAATGACCAATACCGAGAAGTTCTGCGTGTCGTGCCATGAAATGCGCGACAACGTCTTCATCGAGCTCAAGGAAACCATCCACTACACCAACCGCTCCGGCGTGCGTGCCAGTTGCCCGGATTGTCACGTGCCGCACGAATGGACGCACAAGATCGCGCGCAAGATGCAGGCCTCCAAAGAGGTCTGGGGCAAGATCTTCGGCACCATCGACACCCGCGACAAGTTCGTCGCCCTGCGCCGGGAGCTGGCCGAGCATGAATGGGCCAGGCTCAAGGCCAACGATTCACGCGAATGCCGAAACTGTCACAACTTCGAGTTCATGGACTTCACCCGCCAGAGCAAGCGCGCTGTGGCCATGCACTCCACCTCGCTGGCCAAAGGCGAGGCTACCTGTATCGACTGTCACAAAGGCATCGCTCACAGGTTGCCGGATATGCATGGTGTGAAGGGCTGGTAG
- a CDS encoding nitrate reductase cytochrome c-type subunit, giving the protein MTFRILPLCLLAAIGVVIAAEIDYPLDAPGPDGRRPGGTLTQSMPAPPIANDENKDLKRERNYPDQPPTIPHSIRGYQIDKNGNKCLSCHSRANSARSQATMISITHYMDRDGQALAAVSPRRYFCNQCHVPQKEVQPLVGNSFETIDKILQDDANAAKKP; this is encoded by the coding sequence ATGACCTTTCGAATCCTGCCGTTGTGCCTGCTCGCTGCGATTGGCGTGGTGATCGCTGCCGAAATCGACTATCCGCTCGATGCCCCCGGCCCGGACGGTCGCCGACCCGGCGGTACCCTGACCCAAAGCATGCCGGCGCCACCGATTGCCAACGATGAAAACAAGGACCTCAAGCGCGAGCGCAACTACCCTGACCAGCCGCCGACCATTCCCCACAGCATTCGCGGCTATCAGATCGACAAGAACGGCAACAAGTGCCTGTCGTGCCACAGCCGTGCCAACAGCGCCCGCAGCCAGGCGACGATGATCAGCATCACCCATTACATGGACCGCGACGGCCAGGCCCTGGCGGCGGTATCGCCGCGCCGCTACTTCTGCAACCAGTGCCATGTGCCGCAGAAAGAGGTGCAGCCGCTGGTGGGCAACAGCTTCGAAACCATCGACAAAATCCTGCAAGACGACGCCAACGCCGCGAAGAAACCTTGA